One genomic segment of Hydrocarboniclastica marina includes these proteins:
- a CDS encoding WYL domain-containing protein has protein sequence MSPSGWLWGCPDTRTQASGPALSESKVRAERVPKLCFEMNRQRPSPVSVLIVMQDANSSISNHAAYEPNVMKKTDWPIRWDLLLRYRLIEIIALWEGRLTTNHICHAFGIGRQQASKDINTYLREIAPENLTYDRHLKGYVPTRAFRPAVTLGQWREYRDLISRDDDLKQNFEDLDIGLPNTELVRLPGQAGKPEVLRPLIQTIRQNRRADIHWVSLESTRPQADQIEPHSLVCIGSHWFIRTWSEVAGGYANLRVSRLRGEPRLRSTKARHRRDKDAAWQERVAISLRPHSSFSQVQQSVIAEDFGMSDGELTLSVRQALVPLVMAQLPLGVGNEPDPNRPLALIERR, from the coding sequence GTGAGTCCTTCCGGCTGGCTATGGGGCTGCCCTGATACCCGAACCCAAGCATCAGGGCCAGCACTGTCCGAGTCCAAAGTCCGGGCCGAGCGCGTGCCAAAGCTCTGTTTCGAAATGAACCGGCAGCGACCGTCTCCAGTTTCTGTGCTGATCGTCATGCAGGACGCAAACAGCAGTATCAGTAACCATGCAGCATACGAGCCCAACGTCATGAAGAAAACGGATTGGCCAATCCGGTGGGATTTGCTCTTACGCTACCGCCTGATAGAAATTATTGCCCTCTGGGAAGGTCGGCTGACGACCAACCATATCTGTCATGCGTTTGGCATCGGTCGTCAGCAGGCATCCAAGGACATTAACACCTACCTCCGTGAGATTGCGCCGGAGAACCTGACCTACGACCGCCATCTCAAGGGCTACGTTCCCACCAGAGCGTTTCGGCCTGCGGTCACGCTGGGCCAGTGGCGAGAGTACCGCGATCTTATTTCCAGGGACGACGACCTCAAGCAGAACTTTGAAGATCTCGATATTGGCCTGCCCAATACCGAACTGGTCCGCCTGCCGGGTCAGGCAGGAAAACCAGAGGTCCTGCGACCGCTGATCCAGACTATCCGCCAGAACCGGCGCGCCGACATCCACTGGGTCAGCCTCGAAAGCACTCGACCCCAGGCCGATCAGATCGAGCCCCATTCGCTGGTTTGCATCGGCTCCCACTGGTTCATCCGTACCTGGAGCGAAGTCGCCGGTGGTTATGCCAACCTGCGCGTTAGCCGCCTCAGGGGCGAGCCGCGCCTGCGCAGCACGAAGGCGCGCCACCGTCGAGACAAGGATGCGGCCTGGCAGGAACGCGTAGCTATCAGCCTGAGGCCCCACAGCAGTTTCAGTCAGGTTCAGCAATCGGTCATCGCTGAAGATTTCGGTATGAGCGATGGCGAGTTGACCCTCAGCGTTCGTCAGGCGCTGGTTCCCCTGGTTATGGCGCAGTTGCCCCTGGGGGTCGGCAACGAACCGGATCCCAACCGACCACTGGCGCTGATCGAGCGGCGCTAG
- a CDS encoding ExeM/NucH family extracellular endonuclease, with amino-acid sequence MKPALLRRSIVALAALCLGISPAWGDACGERFVPISKVQGSGERSPLAGKLIAVEGLVSGLFPGSDQLSGLYLISAQGDADDRVQTSEGLFVHIPVRKGSAPGMMPALGERIRVRGRVREYHGLTELANARQIEICSPGEGPPAAEPLRWPLAVPEQQEAMLVEVGPLTVTDQRELERFGSLRLATERLQVPTQVVPPGRAAEQHARSNRERSIVLDDGSIQTSPGGRYELSWDAVAATGQRARPIRRGDRTGRIRAILDFRFGEWRLQPVSEVAVLPTNARPEPLPASKGLRLVAFNLGNFFNGDGRGYNFSSGRGASDRGGYMRQRDQLVTAIHALKPDLLAVAEIENDGHGPNSAVADLARALGSSWRYVDFGGATGGDAIANGILYNSARLTQVGQAATLEAGAFARGNRPALAAAFRAGKSGETRVVVANHFKSKRCNNATGAQVESGDGQGCWGPLRAQAAAELVAWLKTDPTGTGSTDQVVMGDLNSYRREAPLMALADGGFFNPSAVDSYSYSFKGEVGTLDYILPSAGLESAVLQSGTWRANVDEPAAPAELGPLRGEPWRASDHDPVWLDLKWPAR; translated from the coding sequence GTGAAGCCTGCTTTGCTGCGCCGATCCATTGTTGCGCTGGCCGCGCTTTGTCTGGGCATCAGCCCGGCCTGGGGTGACGCTTGCGGCGAACGTTTTGTGCCGATATCCAAGGTACAGGGGAGCGGTGAGCGCTCGCCTCTCGCGGGTAAACTTATCGCCGTTGAAGGCCTGGTGTCCGGGCTTTTTCCGGGTTCTGACCAGCTATCCGGGCTCTATCTGATTTCCGCACAGGGTGACGCCGATGATCGTGTCCAGACCTCCGAAGGTCTGTTCGTCCATATCCCCGTCCGCAAGGGATCAGCGCCGGGCATGATGCCTGCACTGGGCGAGCGCATACGCGTTCGGGGCCGCGTGCGCGAATACCATGGCCTGACCGAGCTGGCCAATGCCCGCCAGATAGAGATCTGCTCGCCCGGCGAAGGGCCGCCCGCTGCAGAACCCCTGCGCTGGCCCCTGGCCGTCCCTGAACAGCAGGAAGCCATGCTGGTGGAAGTCGGCCCGCTTACCGTTACCGACCAGCGCGAACTGGAGCGTTTCGGTTCGTTGCGGCTTGCCACAGAGAGGCTGCAAGTGCCCACCCAGGTGGTCCCGCCCGGGCGAGCTGCGGAGCAGCATGCCCGTTCCAACCGTGAGCGAAGCATTGTACTGGATGACGGCAGTATCCAGACTAGCCCTGGCGGGCGCTATGAGCTCAGCTGGGACGCTGTCGCCGCGACCGGACAGCGTGCACGGCCGATACGCAGGGGCGACCGGACCGGGCGTATCCGCGCAATCCTCGATTTCCGCTTCGGCGAATGGCGCTTGCAGCCCGTAAGTGAGGTCGCCGTGCTGCCGACAAACGCCCGGCCTGAGCCCCTCCCTGCGTCCAAGGGCCTGCGACTGGTTGCCTTCAATCTGGGTAACTTTTTCAACGGCGACGGCCGCGGGTACAATTTCTCATCAGGCCGGGGGGCTTCGGACCGGGGCGGGTACATGCGACAGCGGGATCAGCTCGTGACGGCGATACATGCACTCAAGCCCGACCTGCTTGCTGTCGCGGAAATCGAGAACGATGGCCACGGGCCCAACAGCGCCGTGGCCGATCTGGCGCGCGCCTTGGGTTCGAGCTGGCGTTACGTGGACTTCGGCGGTGCGACGGGTGGGGACGCCATCGCCAACGGCATTCTCTATAACAGTGCGCGCCTGACCCAGGTAGGCCAAGCGGCAACGCTGGAGGCGGGCGCCTTTGCCCGCGGCAATCGTCCGGCACTGGCGGCGGCATTCCGGGCAGGCAAGAGCGGTGAAACACGGGTTGTGGTAGCCAACCATTTCAAATCCAAACGCTGCAACAATGCGACTGGAGCACAGGTTGAATCAGGCGACGGCCAGGGCTGCTGGGGGCCGCTTCGTGCGCAAGCGGCGGCAGAACTGGTGGCGTGGCTGAAGACCGACCCGACCGGCACAGGCTCTACTGATCAGGTGGTGATGGGCGACCTCAACAGTTACCGTAGAGAAGCGCCCCTGATGGCCCTGGCGGACGGCGGCTTTTTCAATCCGTCCGCAGTTGATAGCTATAGCTACAGCTTCAAGGGCGAGGTTGGGACCCTCGATTACATTCTGCCCTCGGCAGGGCTGGAGTCGGCGGTATTGCAATCGGGAACATGGCGCGCGAACGTCGACGAACCGGCAGCACCTGCCGAGTTAGGGCCGCTGAGGGGTGAACCCTGGAGAGCATCGGATCACGACCCGGTCTGGCTCGACCTGAAGTGGCCGGCTCGTTAA
- a CDS encoding type 1 glutamine amidotransferase domain-containing protein, translating to MHIVMVLTSHGQLGATRKPTGVWLNEFTQPFYIFREAGADITLASPRGGQPPIDPASESDDADSEANRRFRSDKQALELFAHTSRLSEIVPDRYDALFFPGGHGPLWDLSQDNESKRLLQAFDADEKPIGAVCHGAAAFVYALGGRGRALVENRKLTAFTNEEETASGLADTVPFLLETALRERGALFQHGPRGQAFCVSDGNLVTGQNPASAGRTASALLQLLGLR from the coding sequence ATGCACATCGTAATGGTGCTGACGTCTCACGGCCAGTTGGGTGCGACCCGCAAGCCGACCGGTGTCTGGCTGAACGAATTCACCCAACCGTTCTATATTTTCCGCGAAGCTGGCGCCGACATCACACTGGCATCACCCCGGGGCGGACAGCCGCCCATCGACCCTGCGAGCGAATCGGACGACGCTGATTCTGAAGCAAACCGCCGTTTCCGCAGTGACAAGCAGGCCCTCGAGCTATTTGCCCATACTTCGCGGTTATCGGAGATCGTACCGGACCGTTACGACGCGCTGTTCTTCCCGGGCGGGCACGGCCCGCTTTGGGATCTCAGCCAGGACAACGAAAGCAAGCGGCTGCTGCAGGCGTTTGACGCCGATGAGAAACCCATTGGCGCTGTCTGCCATGGAGCGGCCGCCTTTGTCTACGCCTTGGGCGGTCGGGGTCGGGCGCTTGTGGAAAATCGCAAACTCACCGCTTTTACCAACGAAGAAGAAACCGCATCGGGGCTGGCCGATACGGTGCCGTTCCTGTTGGAGACGGCGCTGCGCGAGCGCGGTGCACTGTTTCAGCACGGGCCGCGCGGACAAGCTTTCTGCGTCAGCGACGGTAACCTGGTGACGGGCCAGAACCCGGCTTCCGCAGGCCGCACGGCATCGGCGCTGCTACAATTGCTTGGGCTGCGTTGA
- a CDS encoding NINE protein, which yields MNNTHSKAIGYLLWIFGFLGSHRFYYGKPVTGTIWFFTLGLLGIGWLIDLFLIPAMDRAADQRYAHGEHSYNVAWILLTFLGLFGIHRFYLGKIITGLIYLLTAGLFGLGILYDFWTLNEQVAEKNRWIQ from the coding sequence ATGAATAACACGCACAGCAAAGCAATCGGGTACTTACTCTGGATTTTCGGCTTTCTGGGGTCACATCGTTTCTATTATGGAAAGCCCGTCACCGGGACAATCTGGTTTTTCACATTGGGCCTGCTCGGCATTGGCTGGCTGATCGACCTTTTCCTGATCCCGGCTATGGATCGGGCTGCCGATCAGCGCTACGCCCATGGGGAGCACAGCTACAACGTCGCCTGGATACTACTAACCTTTCTGGGCCTTTTCGGTATCCACCGGTTTTACCTCGGCAAGATCATCACCGGGTTGATCTACCTGCTCACGGCCGGGCTTTTCGGCCTGGGCATACTCTACGATTTCTGGACGCTGAATGAGCAGGTAGCTGAGAAAAACCGCTGGATCCAGTAA
- a CDS encoding WS/DGAT/MGAT family O-acyltransferase — protein sequence MRPLSPVDQLFLWLEKRQQPMHVAGLQLFSFPEDAPDDYVGKLAESLRSYTEVAAPLDQRLLSRFGQNYWVHDDLFDLEHHFSHEALPRPGRIRELLGLVSAHHSHLMDRERPLWECHLIEGLDNRRFAYYIKAHHSFVDGISAMRLAQDCLSTDPARRDLPPIWAQPSKRSSGGSGLGALDVIGSLSHLISQTGRQLGTIPTVARELLRTVYRASRHPRYHSLFHAPQSPLNQSITGSRRFAAQSYSLDRIRAVGKACNATINDIILAMCGGALRDYLAGLGALPDKPLIAMVPMSLRQDDSAGGNQVGMILTSLATHLADPEARLLAIQKSIHTAKARYAGMTADEILNYTALALAPAGFHLLTGLAPRWQTFNVVISNVPGPREPLYWNGARLEGMYPVSIVLDRMALNMTLTSYVDHIEFGLTGCRRTLPSLQRLLDHLENALVQLEIAAGLSRGAKKGSRKS from the coding sequence TCGGCAAGCTTGCCGAGTCCCTCCGCAGTTACACCGAAGTTGCCGCGCCCCTCGACCAGCGCCTGCTGTCGCGCTTCGGCCAGAACTACTGGGTCCACGACGACCTCTTCGACCTCGAACATCACTTCAGCCATGAGGCTCTGCCGCGGCCGGGCCGGATTCGCGAGCTGCTGGGCCTGGTTTCCGCGCACCACAGTCACCTGATGGACCGGGAGCGGCCCTTGTGGGAGTGCCACCTGATTGAAGGTCTGGACAATCGCCGCTTTGCCTATTACATCAAGGCACACCATTCATTTGTTGACGGCATATCGGCCATGCGTCTGGCCCAGGACTGCCTCAGCACGGACCCTGCCAGGCGCGACCTGCCACCGATCTGGGCCCAGCCGAGCAAGCGCTCAAGCGGCGGCAGCGGTCTCGGTGCTCTGGATGTCATCGGCAGCCTGAGCCACTTGATCAGCCAGACCGGCCGACAGCTGGGCACCATTCCGACCGTCGCCCGTGAACTGCTGCGGACGGTTTACCGGGCAAGCAGGCACCCACGCTATCATTCCCTGTTTCATGCCCCGCAGAGCCCGCTGAACCAGTCGATCACCGGCTCCCGCCGATTCGCCGCCCAGTCCTATTCGCTGGACCGCATACGGGCCGTGGGCAAGGCCTGCAATGCAACCATCAATGATATCATTCTGGCGATGTGCGGCGGCGCACTGCGGGATTACCTGGCGGGCCTTGGCGCTCTGCCCGACAAGCCGCTAATCGCCATGGTGCCCATGTCCCTGCGCCAGGACGACAGCGCGGGCGGTAATCAGGTAGGCATGATCCTGACCAGTCTGGCCACCCATCTGGCGGATCCCGAGGCGCGGCTGCTCGCGATCCAGAAGTCAATTCATACGGCCAAGGCACGTTACGCCGGGATGACAGCCGATGAAATCCTCAACTACACGGCCCTTGCTCTCGCGCCGGCAGGCTTCCACTTGCTGACAGGACTGGCACCGCGGTGGCAGACATTCAACGTCGTCATTTCCAATGTTCCCGGGCCCCGGGAACCGCTCTACTGGAACGGTGCCAGGCTCGAAGGCATGTACCCTGTATCGATCGTACTGGACCGCATGGCGCTGAACATGACGCTCACGAGCTACGTGGATCATATTGAATTCGGTCTGACCGGCTGCCGTCGCACGTTGCCCAGCCTGCAGAGGCTTCTGGACCACCTGGAGAACGCGCTGGTGCAACTGGAGATCGCGGCCGGCCTAAGTCGCGGCGCGAAGAAAGGCTCCCGCAAAAGCTGA